One region of Clostridia bacterium genomic DNA includes:
- a CDS encoding phospho-N-acetylmuramoyl-pentapeptide-transferase: MAVIVVAAAALTAVLVWLLLPLLRALKVGQPSREFDPETYKGKRGTPTMGGLAFMIGASAVVLATGLFTPGVVLSLVMFLGFGVLGFLDDYIKVVHQRPLGLKARHKLLGETALGLFLAWGVAEWLRAPTWVSIPFTGIHVDLGGLYYPFLVLVAIATSNGTNLTDGADGLLAGATLPIGAALGWYAWQHGQPDVVVLAFALVGALFGFLFWNAHPARIFMGDTGSMAIGGLLVALAALTKTELWLVVYGGLYVLETLSVIVQVFSFRVFGRRVIRMSPVHYHFLVGGWPERRVVLMFWALSTAFAGVALWNLLQGGA, from the coding sequence ATCGCCGTGATCGTCGTGGCGGCCGCGGCTCTGACGGCCGTGCTGGTGTGGCTGCTTCTGCCGCTTCTCAGGGCCTTGAAGGTGGGGCAGCCGTCGAGGGAGTTCGACCCGGAGACGTATAAGGGCAAGCGGGGCACGCCCACCATGGGCGGGCTGGCGTTCATGATCGGCGCCTCGGCCGTCGTGCTCGCCACGGGCCTGTTCACCCCGGGCGTCGTGCTCTCTCTCGTGATGTTTCTCGGCTTCGGCGTGCTCGGTTTCCTGGACGACTACATCAAGGTCGTGCACCAGCGGCCGCTGGGATTGAAGGCACGGCACAAGCTCCTCGGCGAGACGGCGCTCGGCCTCTTCCTCGCGTGGGGCGTGGCCGAGTGGCTGCGCGCGCCCACCTGGGTGAGCATTCCGTTCACCGGCATCCACGTGGACCTCGGCGGCCTGTATTACCCGTTCCTCGTTCTGGTGGCCATCGCCACCTCCAACGGCACGAACCTCACGGACGGCGCGGACGGGCTGCTCGCCGGCGCCACGCTGCCGATCGGGGCGGCGCTCGGCTGGTACGCGTGGCAGCACGGCCAACCGGACGTCGTCGTGCTCGCATTCGCCCTGGTGGGTGCGCTCTTCGGCTTCCTGTTTTGGAACGCGCACCCGGCGCGTATTTTCATGGGGGACACCGGCTCCATGGCCATCGGCGGCCTGCTCGTCGCCCTGGCGGCGCTGACGAAGACGGAGCTGTGGCTCGTCGTGTACGGCGGCCTGTACGTGCTGGAGACGCTTTCGGTCATCGTCCAGGTCTTCTCGTTCCGGGTCTTCGGGCGGCGCGTGATCCGCATGAGTCCCGTGCACTACCACTTTCTCGTGGGCGGGTGGCCGGAGCGGCGGGTGGTCCTCATGTTTTGGGCCCTTTCCACCGCGTTCGCGGGCGTCGCGCTGTGGAATCTGCTGCAGGGAGGCGCCTAG
- the ftsW gene encoding putative lipid II flippase FtsW, which produces MPERRGVPDYTLLTATLGLLAFGIVMVFSASSVVAGDSLGDPAFFLKRQLAWSAIGLIALTAGANIPYWFWRRHARNLFLLTVGLLILVLTPVGITSHGSSRWLGFGTLSFQPSEMAKLSCVMFYAYWLTKQGPKLKSLFSGAVPFMVTLGAVAGLILLEPDLGTAAALSATAFLMFFFAGVPIRHLVGVAALAAPAAVYAIFGEPYRRERFFAFLNPFADPLGNGYHIIQGLYALGSGGLFGVGLGGSVLKRYYLPERHTDFIFAIVGEELGFLGGFLIIALFTVIAWRGYRIAVMAPDSFAALLAAGITTMILLQALINMGVVMSVLPITGITLPFVSFGGSSLVFSLAGMGVLLNISRYIH; this is translated from the coding sequence GTGCCGGAACGGCGCGGTGTGCCGGACTACACGCTCCTCACCGCCACGCTGGGCCTGCTGGCGTTCGGCATCGTCATGGTCTTCTCGGCCAGTTCCGTGGTTGCGGGCGACAGCCTCGGCGACCCGGCCTTCTTCCTGAAGCGGCAGCTGGCATGGTCCGCGATCGGCCTCATCGCGCTCACCGCTGGCGCCAACATCCCGTACTGGTTCTGGCGGCGGCACGCCCGCAACCTTTTCCTCCTGACCGTCGGCCTGCTCATTCTCGTGCTTACGCCGGTCGGCATCACGAGCCACGGGTCCAGCCGCTGGCTGGGCTTCGGCACCCTCAGCTTCCAGCCCTCGGAGATGGCAAAGTTGTCGTGCGTCATGTTCTACGCCTACTGGCTGACGAAGCAGGGCCCGAAGCTGAAGAGCTTGTTCTCGGGCGCCGTGCCGTTCATGGTGACCCTCGGTGCGGTGGCGGGGCTCATCCTGCTGGAGCCGGACCTGGGGACGGCCGCCGCGCTCAGCGCGACCGCGTTTCTCATGTTCTTCTTCGCGGGGGTGCCGATTCGCCACCTGGTGGGCGTCGCCGCGCTGGCCGCGCCCGCCGCGGTCTACGCGATCTTCGGCGAGCCGTACCGGCGGGAACGCTTCTTCGCCTTCCTGAATCCCTTCGCGGATCCGCTCGGCAACGGCTACCACATCATCCAGGGCCTGTACGCGTTGGGCTCCGGCGGCCTGTTCGGCGTGGGGCTGGGCGGGTCCGTGCTGAAGCGGTACTATCTGCCCGAGCGCCACACCGACTTCATCTTCGCGATCGTCGGCGAGGAACTCGGGTTCCTCGGCGGCTTCCTGATCATCGCGCTGTTCACGGTCATCGCCTGGCGGGGCTACCGGATCGCCGTCATGGCGCCGGACAGCTTCGCGGCGCTGCTCGCGGCCGGCATCACGACGATGATCCTGCTGCAGGCGCTCATCAACATGGGGGTCGTGATGTCGGTCCTGCCGATCACGGGGATCACGCTGCCCTTCGTCAGCTTCGGCGGCTCGAGCCTCGTGTTCAGCCTGGCGGGCATGGGCGTGCTCCTGAACATCTCGAGATACATCCACTGA
- the murG gene encoding undecaprenyldiphospho-muramoylpentapeptide beta-N-acetylglucosaminyltransferase, which produces MRLLVTGGGTGGHIYPAIAIAKRVLEKEPDCQALFAGTAEGMERDLARRAGLPFAAIPARGVIGKSPVEQLRGVAAAGAGFLAALRLVRRFRPDVVVGTGGYASGPVVAAAAALRVPTLIHEQNVFPGVTNRLLSRAVTCVAIPHPDAARHFPRRARLWLTGNPVRPEVLSADRAAARRRLGLGPEQKLLVIVMGSRGSATVNRVVAAALPDLLAERRVTVFWVTGAAHHEAVREMLDPRMISENQGKLRIEPYVHDLPDVLAASDLVVARASAITLAEIAALGRPSLLVPSPYVAQRHQDYNAQPFAREGAAVVAAEAELDGPALAARALTLLRDDGRLEAMAAAARRLARPEALDVLAAGVVDLARRRLPDKLKRT; this is translated from the coding sequence ATGCGTCTGCTGGTGACCGGGGGCGGCACGGGGGGCCACATCTACCCGGCCATCGCGATCGCCAAGCGGGTCCTGGAGAAGGAGCCGGACTGCCAGGCGCTCTTCGCGGGCACGGCCGAGGGCATGGAACGCGACCTGGCGCGCCGCGCGGGCCTGCCCTTCGCCGCCATCCCGGCACGGGGCGTGATCGGAAAGTCGCCGGTCGAGCAGTTGCGGGGGGTGGCGGCGGCCGGAGCGGGTTTCCTGGCCGCGCTTCGCCTCGTCCGGCGCTTCCGGCCCGATGTGGTCGTGGGCACCGGCGGCTACGCTTCGGGGCCCGTCGTGGCCGCGGCGGCCGCGCTGCGCGTGCCGACGCTCATCCACGAGCAGAACGTGTTTCCCGGCGTGACGAACCGCCTGCTGTCGCGCGCGGTCACGTGCGTCGCCATCCCGCACCCGGACGCGGCGAGGCACTTTCCGCGCCGTGCGCGCCTGTGGCTGACCGGCAACCCGGTGCGCCCCGAAGTCCTTTCGGCGGACCGGGCGGCGGCCCGCCGCCGCCTCGGCCTCGGCCCGGAACAGAAGCTTCTCGTGATCGTGATGGGCAGCCGCGGGTCGGCGACCGTCAACCGCGTCGTCGCCGCCGCCCTGCCGGATCTCCTGGCGGAGCGCCGCGTCACGGTGTTCTGGGTCACCGGCGCGGCCCATCACGAGGCCGTCCGCGAGATGCTCGACCCGCGGATGATTTCGGAAAACCAGGGAAAATTACGCATTGAGCCTTACGTGCACGACCTGCCCGACGTGCTCGCGGCCAGCGACCTGGTCGTCGCGCGCGCGAGCGCGATCACGCTGGCCGAGATCGCGGCCCTCGGCCGGCCTTCGCTCCTCGTCCCGTCGCCGTACGTGGCGCAGCGCCATCAGGACTACAACGCGCAACCGTTCGCGCGCGAAGGGGCGGCGGTCGTGGCCGCGGAGGCCGAGCTCGACGGGCCGGCGCTCGCCGCGAGAGCGCTGACGCTGCTCAGGGATGACGGGCGGCTGGAGGCCATGGCGGCCGCGGCGCGCCGCCTGGCGAGGCCGGAGGCCCTCGACGTGCTCGCGGCGGGCGTCGTGGACCTCGCGCGCCGGCGTCTCCCGGACAAGCTTAAAAGGACATAA
- a CDS encoding UDP-N-acetylmuramate--L-alanine ligase, whose amino-acid sequence MSGLAHILLNMGENVSGCDASDGSALERLRAQGAAVCVGHDPAHLRDGMRVVVSSAIRPDEPELVEARARGLTVVHRGDLLADLFRSRRGVAVCGTHGKSTTTGLVAMVLRSAGLDPTIVAGADLPDFGGNAHLGRDPWIVAEADESDGSFTKIAPTVAVVTNIDDDHLDHYGSIDRLIDAFRTFVRRVPADGCAVVCGDDPRSRALAPLVPSIVYGLREPAELTAADIDSNGWGSRFTVLRGGRVLGRAEICLPGLHNVSNALAALAAGLALGLPAEALIPGLAAFHGARRRFQVLGRVGDVTVIDDYAHHPTEIATTLRAARAVANGRIIVLFQPHRYTRTRILAEEFGPAFADADHLLLAPIYAAGEPPLPGVDSTLIHDAVRRFGRPEVELFADREAMVRHAASLVRPGDLVMSMGAGDIRKDGERLVTLLAAREEPVRE is encoded by the coding sequence ATGAGCGGCCTCGCACACATCCTCCTGAACATGGGCGAAAACGTCAGCGGCTGCGATGCCTCGGACGGTTCCGCGCTGGAGAGGTTGCGCGCGCAGGGCGCCGCGGTGTGCGTCGGGCACGATCCCGCCCACCTGCGCGACGGCATGCGCGTCGTCGTCTCCTCGGCGATTCGTCCGGACGAGCCGGAACTCGTCGAGGCCCGGGCCCGCGGGCTGACCGTCGTCCACCGCGGCGATCTTTTGGCCGACCTCTTCCGCTCCCGGCGCGGCGTGGCCGTGTGCGGCACCCACGGAAAGTCCACGACCACGGGGCTCGTCGCCATGGTGCTGCGTTCCGCCGGCCTCGACCCCACGATCGTCGCCGGCGCCGACCTTCCGGACTTCGGCGGCAACGCCCACCTCGGACGTGACCCCTGGATCGTCGCGGAGGCGGACGAGAGCGACGGATCCTTCACGAAGATCGCGCCGACCGTCGCCGTCGTGACGAACATCGACGACGACCACCTCGATCACTACGGCTCCATCGACCGGTTGATCGACGCCTTCCGCACGTTCGTGCGGCGCGTGCCCGCCGACGGCTGTGCCGTCGTATGCGGGGACGACCCGCGCAGCCGCGCGCTGGCGCCGCTCGTGCCGTCCATCGTGTACGGGCTGAGGGAGCCGGCGGAGCTGACGGCCGCCGACATCGACTCGAACGGCTGGGGTTCGCGGTTCACCGTCCTGAGGGGAGGCCGGGTTCTCGGGCGGGCCGAGATCTGCCTGCCCGGCCTGCACAACGTCTCGAACGCGCTCGCGGCGCTCGCGGCCGGCCTCGCGCTCGGACTGCCGGCGGAAGCGCTCATCCCCGGCCTCGCCGCCTTCCACGGCGCCCGCCGCCGTTTCCAGGTCCTCGGCAGGGTCGGTGACGTGACCGTCATCGACGACTACGCCCACCACCCGACGGAGATCGCCACCACGCTGCGCGCGGCCCGCGCGGTGGCCAACGGGCGCATCATCGTGCTCTTCCAGCCGCACCGGTACACGCGCACGCGCATCCTCGCCGAGGAGTTCGGCCCGGCCTTCGCCGACGCCGACCACCTGCTGCTGGCTCCCATCTATGCGGCCGGCGAGCCGCCGCTGCCGGGCGTGGACTCCACCCTGATCCACGACGCCGTCCGCCGCTTCGGCCGGCCCGAGGTGGAACTTTTCGCGGACCGCGAGGCCATGGTCCGGCACGCCGCCTCGCTGGTCCGCCCCGGGGACCTGGTCATGTCCATGGGGGCCGGCGACATTCGCAAGGACGGCGAGCGGCTCGTGACGCTCCTCGCCGCGAGAGAGGAGCCGGTGCGCGAGTGA
- the murB gene encoding UDP-N-acetylmuramate dehydrogenase yields MTTPPERASEALHSMLRGTVSEGEPLARHTTIRIGGPARWFVEPADEDDLVRTLEWCHKHGVAYTVIGFGSNLLVPDSGFDGVVISLLKAANWARFDGATIEAGAGYPISRLVQEAARRGLAGLLGLAGIPGTVGGAVAMNAGTPYGEIKDVVESVRYLAPDGRIVEAAREEIRFRYRHSRFLEEPSIVLAARLKLEPADAAEQVRALRDYLARRNAAQPVEWPNTGSVWTNPPGDYAGRLIEEAGLKGARRGGAQISPKHANFIVNLGGASADDVIGLMAKARAEVLRRRGILLQPEVRWLEGQEVLERRLAEPPGG; encoded by the coding sequence GTGACGACACCTCCGGAACGCGCCTCGGAAGCCCTGCATAGCATGCTGCGCGGCACCGTCTCAGAGGGTGAGCCTCTCGCGAGGCACACGACGATCCGCATCGGCGGGCCCGCGCGCTGGTTCGTCGAGCCGGCCGACGAGGACGACCTCGTCCGAACCCTTGAGTGGTGCCACAAGCACGGCGTCGCCTACACGGTGATCGGGTTCGGCAGCAACCTGCTCGTTCCCGACTCCGGATTCGACGGCGTCGTGATCTCGCTGCTGAAGGCGGCCAATTGGGCCCGGTTCGACGGCGCGACGATCGAGGCCGGGGCCGGCTATCCGATCTCGCGCCTCGTGCAGGAGGCGGCGCGTCGCGGCCTGGCCGGGTTGCTCGGCCTGGCGGGCATCCCCGGCACCGTCGGCGGCGCCGTGGCGATGAACGCCGGCACGCCGTACGGGGAGATCAAGGACGTCGTGGAGAGCGTGCGCTATCTCGCGCCTGACGGACGCATCGTCGAGGCCGCGCGCGAGGAGATCCGCTTCCGCTACCGGCACAGCCGGTTCCTTGAGGAGCCGTCGATCGTCCTCGCCGCGCGGCTGAAGCTGGAGCCCGCCGACGCGGCGGAGCAGGTGCGGGCGCTGCGCGACTACCTGGCGCGCCGCAACGCCGCGCAACCCGTGGAGTGGCCGAACACCGGCAGCGTGTGGACGAACCCGCCCGGCGACTACGCCGGTCGCCTGATCGAGGAGGCCGGCCTGAAGGGCGCCCGCCGCGGCGGTGCCCAGATCTCGCCGAAACATGCGAATTTCATCGTCAACTTGGGCGGCGCGAGCGCCGACGACGTGATCGGCCTGATGGCCAAGGCGCGCGCCGAAGTTCTCCGGCGTCGAGGAATCTTGCTCCAGCCCGAGGTCCGGTGGCTGGAGGGCCAGGAGGTGCTGGAACGGCGGCTTGCCGAGCCTCCTGGCGGGTGA
- the murA gene encoding UDP-N-acetylglucosamine 1-carboxyvinyltransferase, translating into MDHLLIQGGTPLSGETRIGGAKNAVLPALAATVLAADTTTLLNVPGLRDVDGMMAILRGLGAAVREELDGGQRAITVDARNLASSVIPDELMRQMRSSIFIMGALLARCGEVTVTQPGGCSIGPRPIDLHISGLRRMGAEIEEAGGHLRARARRLRGADITLTFPSVGATENLMMAATLAEGTTVIRNAAREPEIVDLAQLLTAMGARIQGAGSDIVEVRGVRRLRGATHRIIPDRIEAGTYLLAIAATGGDGAVTGARPDHLDALLAFLRDTGATVETDAERIRVRGPERPQAADLRTLPYPGFPTDLQNPALAYLLRADGTSVVTETVFESRFRVADELRRMGASLHVDGRTAIVRGVPRLTGAWVEAHELRGGAALVIAALSAEGESRIDGVAHIDRGYERIEEKLKALGARIRRRLPGQ; encoded by the coding sequence GTGGACCATCTCCTCATTCAAGGCGGCACGCCCCTGTCCGGCGAGACGCGCATCGGAGGGGCCAAGAACGCGGTGCTGCCCGCCCTCGCAGCGACCGTGCTGGCCGCCGACACCACGACGCTCCTCAACGTCCCCGGCCTGCGTGACGTCGATGGCATGATGGCGATCCTTCGCGGCCTGGGCGCGGCCGTCCGCGAGGAGCTCGACGGCGGCCAGCGCGCGATCACGGTGGACGCCCGCAACCTCGCATCCTCGGTCATCCCCGACGAGCTCATGCGGCAGATGCGGTCGTCCATCTTCATCATGGGTGCGCTTCTCGCCCGGTGCGGCGAGGTGACCGTCACCCAGCCCGGCGGCTGTTCCATCGGGCCGCGGCCGATCGACCTGCACATCTCCGGGCTCCGGCGCATGGGCGCCGAGATCGAGGAGGCCGGCGGGCACCTGCGCGCCAGGGCGCGGCGCCTGCGCGGCGCCGACATCACGCTCACGTTCCCGAGCGTCGGCGCCACGGAGAACCTCATGATGGCGGCGACCCTCGCCGAGGGCACGACCGTCATCCGCAACGCGGCGCGGGAGCCGGAGATCGTCGACCTGGCGCAGCTGCTCACGGCCATGGGGGCGCGGATCCAAGGCGCCGGAAGCGACATCGTCGAGGTTCGCGGCGTCCGGCGCCTGCGGGGCGCGACCCACCGCATCATCCCGGACCGCATCGAGGCCGGCACGTACCTGCTGGCCATCGCCGCGACGGGCGGCGACGGCGCTGTCACGGGCGCCCGGCCGGACCATCTGGACGCATTGCTCGCCTTCCTTCGTGATACCGGCGCGACCGTCGAAACGGACGCCGAGCGGATCCGCGTGCGCGGCCCAGAGCGGCCGCAGGCCGCGGACCTGCGCACCCTGCCGTATCCCGGCTTCCCCACGGACCTGCAGAATCCCGCGCTTGCGTATCTCCTGCGCGCCGACGGAACGAGCGTCGTGACCGAGACCGTTTTCGAGAGCCGCTTCCGCGTGGCCGATGAGCTCCGGCGCATGGGCGCGTCCCTGCACGTGGACGGCCGAACCGCCATCGTCCGCGGCGTGCCGCGGCTGACCGGCGCGTGGGTGGAGGCGCACGAGTTGCGCGGCGGCGCCGCGCTGGTCATCGCCGCCCTGTCGGCGGAGGGGGAGAGCCGCATCGACGGCGTGGCGCACATCGACCGCGGCTACGAGCGGATCGAGGAGAAGCTGAAGGCCCTCGGCGCGCGGATCCGGCGCAGGCTGCCGGGTCAGTGA
- a CDS encoding ubiquinone/menaquinone biosynthesis methyltransferase → MADVDGWAKEPFVRDLFNQIARRYDAMNLLMTAGAYRYWQWRFRKLAALQGHERVLDVGTGTADLCLLLAPDLNGGGRILGLDLAEEMLRVARAKVARSPYRDRIELLQGNALSLPFPDESFDVVTTAFAMRNFAGLERALAEMRRVLKPGGRLLAMELTQPPSKLVSVPYFFYFRRILPLMGLWAKKTGPYAPYAWLPASLQRHPDAPGVARIMRDVGWRDVRWTYLTMGIVAVHQATK, encoded by the coding sequence ATGGCCGACGTGGACGGCTGGGCCAAGGAACCCTTCGTGCGGGATCTCTTCAACCAGATCGCGCGGCGGTACGACGCGATGAACCTCCTCATGACCGCCGGCGCCTACCGGTACTGGCAGTGGCGTTTCCGCAAGCTCGCCGCTCTCCAGGGCCACGAGCGCGTGCTGGACGTCGGCACCGGCACGGCCGACCTGTGCCTGCTTCTGGCGCCGGACCTGAACGGCGGCGGGCGCATCCTGGGTCTGGACCTCGCCGAGGAGATGCTCCGCGTGGCCCGTGCGAAAGTGGCGCGCAGCCCGTACCGCGACCGCATCGAACTCCTCCAGGGCAACGCGCTGAGCCTGCCGTTCCCCGACGAATCGTTCGACGTCGTCACCACGGCGTTCGCCATGCGCAACTTCGCCGGCCTTGAACGGGCCCTGGCGGAGATGCGCCGCGTGCTGAAGCCGGGCGGCCGCCTTCTGGCCATGGAGCTCACGCAGCCGCCTTCGAAGCTCGTGAGCGTGCCGTACTTCTTCTATTTCCGTCGCATCCTGCCGCTTATGGGCCTCTGGGCGAAGAAGACGGGACCGTACGCGCCGTACGCCTGGCTGCCGGCCTCCCTGCAGCGCCACCCGGACGCGCCGGGCGTGGCGCGCATCATGCGGGACGTGGGCTGGCGGGATGTCCGGTGGACGTACCTGACGATGGGCATCGTCGCCGTACACCAGGCGACGAAGTGA
- the folE gene encoding GTP cyclohydrolase I FolE — MTHEARLRKVEEDIRRLLRDLGEDPEREGLRETPRRVAKMYLEELLVGQGADLKAELSTTFAEDHQELVMVRAIPFYALCEHHLMPFFGQAHVGYLPDGRVVGLSKLARLVERAARRMTIQERLTTEVADAIMAVLRPKGAMVVVEAEHFCMTMRGVQKPGTITTTTAVRGVFAQDEAARMEFLRLLGRA, encoded by the coding sequence ATGACGCACGAGGCGCGCCTGCGGAAGGTGGAGGAGGACATCCGCCGCCTGCTTCGGGACCTCGGCGAGGACCCGGAACGCGAGGGCCTCAGGGAAACGCCGCGACGCGTGGCCAAGATGTACCTGGAGGAGCTGCTCGTCGGGCAGGGCGCCGATCTGAAAGCGGAACTCTCCACCACGTTCGCCGAGGACCACCAGGAACTGGTGATGGTGCGCGCGATTCCGTTCTACGCCCTCTGCGAGCACCACCTGATGCCGTTCTTCGGGCAGGCGCACGTCGGGTACCTGCCGGACGGCCGGGTCGTGGGCCTGTCCAAGCTCGCGCGCCTCGTGGAGCGGGCGGCCCGCCGCATGACGATCCAGGAACGCCTCACCACCGAGGTGGCGGACGCGATCATGGCCGTCCTGCGTCCGAAGGGCGCGATGGTCGTCGTCGAGGCGGAGCACTTCTGCATGACGATGCGCGGCGTCCAGAAACCGGGGACGATCACGACCACGACGGCCGTGCGCGGCGTGTTCGCGCAGGACGAGGCCGCGCGCATGGAGTTCCTGCGCCTCCTGGGCCGCGCGTGA
- the hemA gene encoding glutamyl-tRNA reductase, with protein MHIILVGISHRQAPVAVRERFAVPAGEAPSFLRTVSDRAQLREAVVLSTCNRFELYAVADRRAAADALLSALPSMFDQPADVRRHFYVLDGVDAVRHLFRVAAGLDSQVLGETQILGQVREAYAVAQDAACVGKVLHALFNQALASAKRVHAETAVSRRPVSVASVAVAQLKDILGDVADRDIHVWGAGETAADVVAHLCAAGARVTVFNRTEARAEELAARFGAGHGRWSARLQALSRADALVTATGAPRPVLTARGARPARGGARRRRPRARARARGGAPAPGGGGGLLGGGGGRAARWGRRGGS; from the coding sequence GTGCACATCATCCTGGTGGGCATCAGTCATCGCCAGGCGCCCGTCGCGGTGCGCGAGCGCTTCGCCGTCCCCGCGGGCGAGGCGCCGAGCTTTCTCCGGACCGTATCCGACCGCGCGCAACTCCGCGAAGCCGTCGTGCTGTCCACGTGCAATCGATTTGAGCTTTACGCCGTCGCGGACCGTCGCGCCGCGGCCGACGCGCTGCTGTCCGCGCTGCCCTCGATGTTCGACCAGCCGGCGGATGTCCGTCGCCACTTCTATGTCCTCGACGGCGTGGATGCCGTGCGCCACCTCTTCCGTGTGGCCGCCGGCCTCGATTCGCAAGTGCTCGGCGAGACGCAGATCCTCGGCCAGGTGCGAGAGGCGTACGCCGTCGCGCAGGACGCGGCGTGCGTCGGCAAGGTGCTGCACGCGCTCTTCAACCAGGCGCTGGCCAGCGCGAAGCGCGTGCACGCCGAGACGGCCGTGTCCCGCAGGCCCGTCAGCGTCGCGTCCGTCGCGGTGGCGCAGCTGAAGGACATCCTGGGCGATGTCGCGGACCGCGACATCCACGTCTGGGGCGCCGGGGAAACGGCGGCGGACGTCGTCGCGCACCTGTGCGCGGCCGGCGCGCGCGTGACCGTGTTCAACCGCACGGAGGCGCGGGCCGAGGAGCTGGCTGCGCGCTTCGGCGCGGGCCACGGGCGCTGGAGCGCGCGCCTGCAGGCGCTGTCCCGAGCCGATGCGCTCGTCACCGCCACGGGCGCGCCGCGGCCCGTTCTGACGGCGCGCGGCGCGCGCCCCGCGCGGGGGGGGGCGCGCCGGCGCCGGCCCCGCGCCCGCGCCCGGGCGCGGGGCGGCGCGCCCGCCCCGGGGGGGGGCGGGGGCCTGTTGGGGGGGGGGGGGGGGCGCGCCGCGCGCTGGGGGCGGCGCGGCGGCTCCTGA
- the hemC gene encoding hydroxymethylbilane synthase yields the protein MSALRIGTRGSRLALWQAEAVRRLIEARHPGVRVEGVPVRTTGDAHRGPLGALGPTVGIFVKELQEALLRGDIDLAVHSAKDLPTVSPDGLVVAAYPLRADPRDALCGSRRLEELPPGAVVGTSSPRRVAQLRAKRPDLRFVPLRGNVDTRIEKVARGELDAAVLAAAGLERLGLGSHVRERLDPDVCCPAPAQAALAVEARADDAAALDVARSLDDPAVRSAVEAERAVLSALGGGCFLPLGALAVPVPGDGGARGGGGGLRLRAALAGPRSGVVVRADALARPGEAPEALGARLAEALMERGAGPLLEEARAGWPS from the coding sequence ATGAGCGCGCTGCGCATCGGGACGCGCGGCAGCCGCCTGGCCCTCTGGCAGGCCGAAGCCGTGCGCCGGCTCATCGAGGCGCGGCACCCCGGCGTCCGCGTGGAGGGCGTGCCGGTGCGGACGACGGGCGACGCGCACCGCGGCCCGCTGGGCGCGCTCGGCCCGACGGTCGGCATTTTCGTCAAGGAACTGCAGGAGGCGCTGTTGCGCGGGGACATCGACCTCGCCGTGCACAGCGCGAAGGATTTGCCCACCGTGTCGCCGGACGGGCTCGTGGTGGCGGCCTACCCGCTGCGCGCCGACCCGCGGGACGCGCTCTGCGGGTCGCGCCGCCTCGAAGAACTGCCGCCCGGCGCCGTCGTCGGGACCTCCAGCCCCCGGCGCGTCGCGCAACTGCGCGCGAAGCGACCGGATCTCCGGTTCGTCCCCCTTCGCGGCAACGTCGACACGCGGATCGAGAAGGTGGCCCGCGGTGAGCTGGACGCGGCCGTGCTGGCGGCTGCCGGGCTCGAGCGGCTCGGCCTTGGCTCGCACGTGCGGGAGAGGCTGGATCCGGACGTCTGCTGCCCGGCGCCGGCGCAGGCGGCCCTGGCCGTGGAGGCGCGCGCGGACGACGCGGCCGCGCTGGACGTGGCGCGGTCCCTGGACGACCCGGCCGTGCGGAGCGCCGTCGAGGCGGAACGGGCCGTGCTGTCGGCGCTCGGCGGCGGCTGCTTCCTCCCCCTCGGCGCGCTGGCGGTGCCGGTTCCCGGGGATGGCGGCGCCCGCGGTGGAGGGGGCGGCCTCCGGTTGCGAGCGGCGCTCGCCGGCCCGCGCAGCGGGGTCGTCGTGCGCGCGGATGCGCTCGCCCGTCCGGGCGAGGCGCCGGAGGCACTCGGCGCCCGCCTGGCCGAGGCCCTGATGGAACGCGGCGCGGGGCCGCTCCTGGAGGAAGCGCGCGCCGGATGGCCGTCGTGA